CACAATGTACGGTGAATCCTTCCATTCAGGTATAAGGATTTGGTCATCTTCAATAGCGGAGTTTTGAATTAAAGATAAGTAAGGTGTATAGACATTAAGATTTTCATCTGAACTACGGATAATTTCATTGTTCAATCCAGTAATAATAACTTCCCTGTCTTTTTCGGCTTCCATCAAAACAATATGGGTAATTGTTTCTGGTGAATAATTGTCCTCTAGCACATTTCTATGATTGGAACCACTTGCTAATAAACGCGCAAACTCTTCATCTTCTCTCGCATGAATGATATTCTGATGCAAATAAATCATCAGAATCGCTTCTAGCATGAGAAAGGCAACGATAAAGTAAGCCGCCAACTTGGTTGAGATTTTATGCATATGAACCTCCTCATGTAATGAGTATAGAAAAAGATTATGGAGAAGGTATGCAGACTCGTTTCAATTTAGCAATGCTTATGTATTCATGACGTCTTTGTGTCTGCACACTTTTTTGATATCTCATTAGTATAATCATTAGGAAATACCTTTTGGATTATTTTTTAAAGATCCAAAAGAATATGGATAGGGGGATTCAGTAATTGAAAAATAAAAAGAATCGTTTAATCATGAGATCAGTCATATTATTTCTTTTAGCAGCCGCCATAATATTTGCAGTATATACAAGTTTTGCAAAAGAAAAATATAATGTTTTACAAGTCGGGGATGATGCGCCAGACTTTTCACTTATTGATTTGGATGGGGAAAAGCATCAGTTATCAGCGTATAGAGGTCAAGGTGTCTTTTTAAACTTTTGGGGAACTTGGTGTGCACCCTGTAAAAAAGAAATGCCCGCAATGGGTCGGCAATACCAAGTTTATAAAGACCAAGGCGTTCAAATACTGGCGGTTAACATTGCTGAACCGGATTTAAAAGTTCGAACATTCGCTAAGCAGTACGGAATGGTGTTTCCTACTTTAATTGATACAACAAAAAGTGTCATGCAAACGTATAATGTAAAACCACTGCCAACAACGCTTCTTATTAATCCAGATGGGAAGATTGTAAAGATTATAACAGGGGAAATGTCTGAAAATGACATTAAAGGTTATATGGAACAGATTAAGCCCTAAAACAAAGTTAAATAATTCTAATCGAAAAAGGATGTTCCTTAGAGATGAATACATTCTTCGGCAAACATAATATAGTCTCCCGAAAATAATAAATAGGCAGTCCAAAGGTTTTTACCTGGGACTGCCCATTTTACAATTCATTATAACTATCCTCATTCATCACTCAGTGAAGATTTCATGTCATAGCCATTAATTTGTCAACATAAATTTATTTTTCTTTAGTTTTAAATAAATGAATATATTCTAAAACTACCCCTATTTCGTTTGCTGTACAATCGATAGGGCCTGCAGCTATTTGAGTTTCTTCACTAATAAATTTATCTATATTACGTAACACAGCTTCTTCGCCTGTTAATATTATCACATTATCCATAATGTCCGCGGTGAGTTCTGGAGAAGGTTTTCTAATGTACATTTACTGAATTGATAATGGAATAAACCGTATCACTTAATGCATTTCTGACTTCCTCTGGCTGAACCACAATAGTTTTGGGTAGCCCGGTTAGTTGATCCCGCCACGCACTTCCATACACGTAAGTTCTTCTATATCTCCAACAGCGCCAATTTTCATTTTAATATTTTCGGCCGATCTTTCCTCTATTATTAAATTAATTTTTCTAGTATAACTAATCATTGATTAATCCATCTCATTAACAGCCACACATATGGTGTGACTAATTATTAATCCACCTAAAGAAATTTCCCTGATTTCTGTTGTGCTAGCTCCAATATCAACAACCATGCTGGACGATTGTTCCCATAGTGGTAAACCAGAACCAATTGCTGCAGCAAACGCCTTTTCAATCAAAAAGATATACTGAGTCCCTGCTTGTTTAGCTGCATTAATCACAGCAAGCCGTTCTAACGTTGTTACCCCTGATGGAGCACAAAGCATTACATGCGGTGTATTGCCTATAATGCTCTTTTTGTGATTCCTTTATAAAATAACTCTACATCTTTGTTGTTTCATAATCTTCAATAACACCATGTTTTTCAAGAATAAAGGTTCAGCATTTACTATACTTTAAAAGTTTGCAGGAAATACGGAGACTTAGAATTAATATTTCTTCCTCTTTTAGAATATAGTTTTCTTACCTATAGTTTTCTTATCATAAACACCACCAGGTTTCATAAATTGTGATAACCACTAATTACTGCATTCCTATTACTTATTGAGGTTCGATATCATCTTGGTTAAGAATAATCCGTTTAGTGTCACCAACTTTTTTTATCTATCAAGGACGACCTATTGCGATTATTAGGAATAATTCCTATATAAATGAAACTACACGAGATGTTTATTAGTATATCTTTAAATTACGCAAAAGTTTTGCAAAAAACATGGTTCATTCGATTAATTATTAGTTGCTTAATGGTTTCTTTTCTTATGTGATAAAAAATGTAATTGAATTAAATGGTAATAATTATTATTTAAAGGAGCATTCCTGTTAGAAGCTTTTTCGGGGACTTGAACACAAAGAGCCCTCTTGGTATGATGCGGGGTGTCAAATCAGCACGAATTGACCCCTAATTTAAATACCAAGGAGGACTCATCATGAATTTTACGCAAAACGCAAAGATTAATCAAGTCACGGATCAGACGCTAGTTATCGGAATGGATATCGCCAAGCGCACACATTACGCCTGCATGGTCGATGAACGTGGCCTGATTCTTAAGAAATCGTTCCCTGTTCATCAATCAAGCCATGGGTTCGAATACTTCTATGAGTGTATTCTAAACGCTAAGAAACAATTTGGTAAAAGTGATGTCATCATAGGTATTGAACCTACCGGCCACTATTGGCTCAACCTGGCTTACTTTCTCGATGATCGGGGCATCCCCCTCGTCGTATGCAACCCCATGCATGTAAAGAAGTCCAAGGAGCTGGACGACAATCTTCAAACAAAGAACGATGCAAAAGATGCCCTCGTCATCGCCCGTTTGGTGAAAGATGGACGTTACAGCTACCCTAGAATTTTAAGGGAGACAGAGGCAGAACTACGGGTTGGTTCGACTTTGAAAGGTAATCTTACTGAAGAATTGAACGCGATAAAAAACAAGATGATTCGCTGGACTGATCGGTACTTTCCCGAGTTCCAAGGAATATTTCCAGCGTTTGGTAAAATGGCGCTAGCCGTTTTGGAATGTACTCCATTCCCATCTGAGATAGTGAATCAGGAACCGTCAGAACTACTGGCAACCTACCGGACGGTAGAGGGGATGAAATCTCCCCAGTTGCCGAAGACAAAAAAGCTCATTGAAAATGCACGTACTTCTATAGGCGTAACAGAAGGACAACAGATGGCCCGTATTGAAATTGCCACACTTGTTCAACGTTATCGCCAACTTGAGAAGGAACTGGCATCGCTTCAAGAACAGCTGACAGCGTTTATTCAAGCTACAGTTGAGTACGAGTATCTCCAAACAGTCCCAGGACTTGGAGACGCAACCATCATTGATTTACTATCGGAAATCGGCAGTTTTGCCCATTATAATCATCCACGCCAATTATTGAAACTTGCGGGATTAACATTGAGGGAAAATTCTTCCGGACAGCACAAGGGACAGAAACGAATTTCCAAAAGGGGAAGAAGTCAGCTGCGTGCACTACTCTTCCGTGTCATGATGCCGATGATTCGGCACAACCAAGCATTTAAACAACTGCACGAGTATTACACAACCAGACAAGTGAATCCATTACGCAAGAAACAGTCCATTGTAGTTCTCTGCGGAAAACTACTGAAAGTACTGCACGCAATCTGTACGAAGCACATGGTATTTGACGCTAAGCAAATGATGAGGGACATTCCCACGCTCGAAAGAGCTGCCTAAGCATTACATTCGTAGTGAACGACTAGAAAATTGGATGACACGGAGAAGCCGGCATTATATTATCCATTCGACCAGTGAGTCCCCAAAGGAGCTTAGCTAGCCTCCGCCTTATGACTAGACCGAACGAAGGAATGTAGGCGCTAAGACGCCAAGAGACATGGGAGGGTACGTCATCATAAGCTATGCGGAGATCCAGAGTGCATCGTATATTGTATTAGCATCGCAACCAGTATTATCCAGCGATGACCGCGTAGCGTACCAAAGGCTGTTAGAAGATTCACATATTAAATTCAAAACGGTAACAAGTGTGTCAAAAATATATTTTTGGCGCCCTAACAACGGGTCAAACCGTTGATACATCAATATTTATAGAGGGAGGTTTTACTTGATGTATAAAAAAATAGTCGTAATTATTGTATCATTCACAATTGTACTGCTTGCAGCTTGTAGCAATAAAGGGAGTGAGAAAGAGAGCGCAGACCAACTATCCGTTTACACAACCGTGTACCCACTTCAGTATTTTACAGAACGAATTGGTGGTAATCATGTCGATGTAAAATCAATCTATCCGACAGGTGTAGTGGAGGATACTTTTGATCCTTCACAAAAAGAATTAATGTCCCTTGCTAATTCGGATTTATTCTTTTATATCGGACTTGGTCTTGAAGGTTTTGTAGAAAATGCCGAGAAAACGCTGGAGAATGAACATGTAAAAATGGTTGCTACATCTGAAGCAATAACAGAAGAAATGCTTGGTGGGGAACATCTTGATGAAGAACACGTACATGATGACGGCAACCTCGATCCACATGTATGGATGTCACCCATTTTGAGTGACGCACTTGCTTTTTCCATTAAAGAGGCTTTAATCGAACTAGCCCCGGATAAAAAAGATGAGTTCGAGAATAACTTTGAAAATTTACGGGATGATCTACTTAAACTAGATCGAGAGTTTATAGATATGGTATCAAATACATCCAAAAAAAGATTTTTCGTTTCACACGCTACATTTGGCTATATAGCCGAAACGTACGGCCTTGAGCAAGTCGCAATTGCTGGGTTGAATTCGCAAAGTAAACCTTCTCAAAAACAACTAGCATCCTTTGTAGAATACGCGAAAGCAGAAGATGTAAAGTATATTTTCTTTGAACCAAACGTGTCCTCAAAGTTAATAGAAGTACTACGAAAAGAAATCGGAGCCGAATCACTAATGCTCCATAATATTAGGGTATTGACGGATGACGACGTAAAAAATAAAGAAGACTACTTCTCATTAATGAACTACAATATTCGAACGCTTGAGAAAGCTCTGAGCGATGAATAAGTTTATGATCGCTGTCCATGTTGGTAATAAATAACACGTCGCATAGGACAGACTTTTTTATTAAACGCCAACCTTGATTTTATATTCCGTTAAATTTCATAATATTCGCTAACCATTTTTAAAATGCAATAGTAAGTGTCTTGGCAGTGTTCAAGGTCATTTAAAAACTCCGTGTAAATCAAAAAACATCGTTTCCTCTATTTATTTGAGGAACGATGTCTTTTTGATTCATATATATTAAATAGCGGCTTGAAAAATCCATAATAGAAAGTTTGGAAACAGATGCAATGGCGCTTTTCAAAAAACATAAGAAGGATTTGAAAGCGAACAGTTTGAGCGGTATTTGGAAGCACGGTGCTATTTTCGACGCTTGATAAATATAAGTGCGAGGAAAATTATAAAGATGCAGAAATTGTAGTGATTTTTGATATACAAGTTGAAATTCTTGCTGCATAAGTTAGACCGGAAGGATGGATTAAAAAAGACGTTGAAATACTACAGGCTCTTCTTTTCTTCGGAAAACTTTTTAACCTTTCATCTTAACAATGATATCATTAACTACTTATTCATTTTCCACTTCTTACATCATTTTCACTGAAAAAATTCAACCATTCTTTATTAGAAGAATGGCTGAATACCACCTACCAACTTGCTTTTTTTACACCTGGCAGCTGTCCTTTATGTGCGAGTTCCCGAAC
This window of the Sporosarcina ureae genome carries:
- the resA gene encoding thiol-disulfide oxidoreductase ResA, whose protein sequence is MKNKKNRLIMRSVILFLLAAAIIFAVYTSFAKEKYNVLQVGDDAPDFSLIDLDGEKHQLSAYRGQGVFLNFWGTWCAPCKKEMPAMGRQYQVYKDQGVQILAVNIAEPDLKVRTFAKQYGMVFPTLIDTTKSVMQTYNVKPLPTTLLINPDGKIVKIITGEMSENDIKGYMEQIKP
- a CDS encoding rod shape-determining protein, whose translation is MDNVIILTGEEAVLRNIDKFISEETQIAAGPIDCTANEIGVVLEYIHLFKTKEK
- a CDS encoding rod shape-determining protein, with the protein product MLCAPSGVTTLERLAVINAAKQAGTQYIFLIEKAFAAAIGSGLPLWEQSSSMVVDIGASTTEIREISLGGLIISHTICVAVNEMD
- a CDS encoding IS110 family transposase, with the protein product MNFTQNAKINQVTDQTLVIGMDIAKRTHYACMVDERGLILKKSFPVHQSSHGFEYFYECILNAKKQFGKSDVIIGIEPTGHYWLNLAYFLDDRGIPLVVCNPMHVKKSKELDDNLQTKNDAKDALVIARLVKDGRYSYPRILRETEAELRVGSTLKGNLTEELNAIKNKMIRWTDRYFPEFQGIFPAFGKMALAVLECTPFPSEIVNQEPSELLATYRTVEGMKSPQLPKTKKLIENARTSIGVTEGQQMARIEIATLVQRYRQLEKELASLQEQLTAFIQATVEYEYLQTVPGLGDATIIDLLSEIGSFAHYNHPRQLLKLAGLTLRENSSGQHKGQKRISKRGRSQLRALLFRVMMPMIRHNQAFKQLHEYYTTRQVNPLRKKQSIVVLCGKLLKVLHAICTKHMVFDAKQMMRDIPTLERAA
- a CDS encoding metal ABC transporter solute-binding protein, Zn/Mn family, giving the protein MYKKIVVIIVSFTIVLLAACSNKGSEKESADQLSVYTTVYPLQYFTERIGGNHVDVKSIYPTGVVEDTFDPSQKELMSLANSDLFFYIGLGLEGFVENAEKTLENEHVKMVATSEAITEEMLGGEHLDEEHVHDDGNLDPHVWMSPILSDALAFSIKEALIELAPDKKDEFENNFENLRDDLLKLDREFIDMVSNTSKKRFFVSHATFGYIAETYGLEQVAIAGLNSQSKPSQKQLASFVEYAKAEDVKYIFFEPNVSSKLIEVLRKEIGAESLMLHNIRVLTDDDVKNKEDYFSLMNYNIRTLEKALSDE